The window TGAAAATGAAGGCCTACTTCCAACGCCAGAATGGAAAATGCGTCGCTTTAAGCAACCTTGGTATCAGGGTGAAACTGTCATTGTTGGTATTGGTCAAGGCTATACTTTGGTGACGCCTTTGCAGCTAGCGCAGGCCACAGCGACATTGGCAAATAATGGCGTGGCAATGAAGCCGCATTTAGTTGCTAAGATTCAAAAAACCATTACCAATGAAACACAAACGGTGCCATTGGTCGTGCAAGATACCATTCCGCTAAAACCTGAGAACATTGATATTGTTAAACGCGGCATGATTGCGGTAACACAACCAGGCGGTACCGCCGCTACTGTAGGTGCAAATGCGCCTTACTCTATTGCTGCAAAAACAGGCACGGCTCAAGTGATTGGCATCAAACAAAATGCAAAATATAATGCTAGCAGCATTGATGAGCGTCATCGTGACCACGCCTTATTTATTGCCTACGCCCCTGCGGAGGATCCAACAATCGCGATAGCGGTCATCGTAGAAAATGGTAATCACGGCGGCACAACTGCGGGGCCAATCGCCAGAAAAGTCATGGATTATTATCTATTAGGCAAAATACCTGCGCCTGAACAAGCCAAGGATGATAAAAAAGCACTAACAAAACCACCTAACAATGCGTTAGGTGCAGCTACCACTCAACCAGTACCAGAAGAAGAATTGCATGATTAGTCAACTGTTAAAGCAATTTCTTAAACACATCGACTCGTTCCTGATGGTGTGTCTATTTTTCACCTTAATGGTCGGATTGTTTGTGCTGTATAGCGCATCTGGGCAAAGTGTTGCACGGATATACGGGCAAGGCATTAACATCATAGTTGCCTTGAGTTTTATGTGGGTGGCCGCCAATATTGCACCCAATCAACTTGAGCGGGTTGCTCTTCCGCTTTATATTTTTGGCGTACTGCTATTAATCGCAGTCGCATTATTTGGCTCGATTAGCCACGGTGCACAGCGCTGGCTAAACCTAGGTTTTACTAAAATTCAACCTTCTGAGATCATGCGTATTGCCATGCCGATGATGCTTGCCTGGTATTTCTCCAAGCAAGAAGGCAAACCTAAGATGGCTGATTTTGCGATAGGTGGTTTATTACTATTAGTCCCTGTTGCCTTGATTATGAAACAGCCTGATTTAGGCACGGCATTACTTATTACTGCATCAGGCTTTTACGTGCTGTTTTTAGCGGGCTTAAGCTGGAAGTTGCTGCTAGGTAGCGTAATAGCATTTGCTGCATCTACCCCTATACTTTGGTCGATGTTGCATGATTATCAACGTAAACGTATCGAAATTTTACTAGATCCTACACAAGACCCACTAGGCGCTGGTTACCATACTATTCAAGCCATTATTGCAATTGGTTCGGGTGGTACCGCGGGTAAAGGTTGGCTAAATGGCACACAAGCTCAGTTAGACTTCCTACCAGAACGTACCACAGATTTTATTTTTGCTGTGTTTGGTGAAGAGTTCGGATTATTAGGTAATTTATTGTTATTACTATTATTTACCTTGATTATTATGCGTGGCTTAGTGATTGCATCACAGGCGCAGAGCACTTTTGCGAGACTCTTAGCAGGCAGTATTACGCTGACTTTTTTCACCTATGCATTTGTGAATATGGGCATGGTAAGCGGCATTTTACCTGTGGTGGGTGTACCATTGCCGTTAATTAGCTATGGCGGAACTTCTATGGTGACGCTTTGCCTTAGTCTAGGTATTCTAATGAGCATACATACTCACAAAAAATTGGTAGCCACTTAATGAATTTCAAAATTTCAAACCATCAATTGATGCGCTCTCGTTTATTAGTAATGGCAATAACTGCACTGCTGGCAGCTTGCGGAGCAAATCCCCCTTTAAATCCTGTCACTAAAGCGCCTACAACTTCAGTTCCAACAAAACAAGCACCAACGCCAAGCAATGAATCAACGACGAAAACAGAGCCTAAACCAGGTTCAGGCGGTTACTATTTAGATGATGGTCCGGGTGAAAATGCGCCAGCAAATATAGATAGTATTCCAAGTGCCACGTTAAAATCAGAGCAACCATACAGTCGCGCCAATAAGCCATACTCAGCATTGGGTCAGCAATACACGCCTATGACTGGCTACGTGCCTTATAAAAAACAAGGCATTGCTTCATGGTATGGTAAACGGTTTCATGGCAAAAAAACTTCAACGGGTGAAGTGTATGACATGTATGCCATGACTGGTGCACATACCATTTTGCCGATTCCTAGCTATGCAAAAGTCACAAACCCGGCGAATGGTCGCTCTGTCATAGTACGCATTAATGATAGGGGGCCATTTAAACGTGATCGACTTATTGATTTATCTTATGCTGCAGCTTATCAATTGCGCTTAATTAAACAAGGCAGCGGTTTGGTTGAAGTGGAAACGATAGATACCAGTCCCGAAGCTTTGCATAAAGCACCGACAGATGCATCAACCCAAACGGCTTCGGTGTCACAAAACACATTGCCTGAAAACACACAGTCAAGCGTTACGTCCCTTGCTGCACAAACCACTGCGATAGAAGCAACACCAACGATAACATCTGCAACAACTGCAACAACTGCGACTAGCAGTGCACTAAACTCACAATTCTATGTTCAAGCTGGCGCATTTAAGAATGAAGCGAATGGCGATCTGTTACAGAAAAAAATCCAAAGTTTAGATCTGGGCGAAAATGTAGGGGTAGCTAACGTGTATAATAGCGGCCTATATCGCGTAAAGCTTGGACCCTATGCAAGTAGATCTGAAGCCGATGTTTCGGCTGCAAACATCCGCAGACAATTAAACATTGCCGCACATG is drawn from Methylotenera versatilis 301 and contains these coding sequences:
- the rodA gene encoding rod shape-determining protein RodA, whose product is MISQLLKQFLKHIDSFLMVCLFFTLMVGLFVLYSASGQSVARIYGQGINIIVALSFMWVAANIAPNQLERVALPLYIFGVLLLIAVALFGSISHGAQRWLNLGFTKIQPSEIMRIAMPMMLAWYFSKQEGKPKMADFAIGGLLLLVPVALIMKQPDLGTALLITASGFYVLFLAGLSWKLLLGSVIAFAASTPILWSMLHDYQRKRIEILLDPTQDPLGAGYHTIQAIIAIGSGGTAGKGWLNGTQAQLDFLPERTTDFIFAVFGEEFGLLGNLLLLLLFTLIIMRGLVIASQAQSTFARLLAGSITLTFFTYAFVNMGMVSGILPVVGVPLPLISYGGTSMVTLCLSLGILMSIHTHKKLVAT
- a CDS encoding septal ring lytic transglycosylase RlpA family protein; this encodes MNFKISNHQLMRSRLLVMAITALLAACGANPPLNPVTKAPTTSVPTKQAPTPSNESTTKTEPKPGSGGYYLDDGPGENAPANIDSIPSATLKSEQPYSRANKPYSALGQQYTPMTGYVPYKKQGIASWYGKRFHGKKTSTGEVYDMYAMTGAHTILPIPSYAKVTNPANGRSVIVRINDRGPFKRDRLIDLSYAAAYQLRLIKQGSGLVEVETIDTSPEALHKAPTDASTQTASVSQNTLPENTQSSVTSLAAQTTAIEATPTITSATTATTATSSALNSQFYVQAGAFKNEANGDLLQKKIQSLDLGENVGVANVYNSGLYRVKLGPYASRSEADVSAANIRRQLNIAAHVTN